CAGTCTTTAAATAGTGGCTGGGGTGCTAATATTTATGAACGCCTTCTTACCGGCAGCAGCTTGCCACCAGAACTCTGGACCGCACTTCTTGGCGCTCTAAGTGTTGACTGGCGCACCAGTCTAGCGGTCATCATCTTGATTCTTCTGGTTACTGGTCTCCTATTCGGGGTTCTTTGGCTCGCAGTTAAATCGCAAATTGCCCTAATTCGTTGGGCGAAAAAAGATCACATGGGCCAAGGCGACGAAGAGATTAGTTTATGGGAAGCGTTCACAGTTAAAGATGGGCGGTTTGGTCGAGTTTTAGCAGTTGGCGTATTAGTGGAAATTATTATTTTTGCGACCGGCGTCTTTTTAAGTTTGCCTTTAATTTATCTGTATTTTAAAAACTCTCTCTGGGCCGTCGCCGCTTACTCCTTATTCTTCTTAATTTTAATCCCGCTGGCTGTTTCCTTTTCTCTAATCGCTAAGTACGCTATGGCGGAAATAGTTTTAAAGAAAAAAGGCTTCACTGCTAGCGTCATTAGCGCTATTGAATTATTTAAAAAGAATTGGCTGGTTAGCTTAGAAATGGCTCTGATTCTTTTCTTTATCAACTTTAGCGTCAGCTTTATAATTCTCTTCCTCTTAACTTTTGTGGCCTTCCCGATCATGCTGACTTTGATGATCTTTGACTTAGC
This window of the Candidatus Parcubacteria bacterium genome carries:
- a CDS encoding hypothetical protein (Derived by automated computational analysis using gene prediction method: GeneMarkS-2+.) — protein: MSIHRPILSAAWRLATRRKKLWVFGFFALLVFIGGEYQIINQSLNSGWGANIYERLLTGSSLPPELWTALLGALSVDWRTSLAVIILILLVTGLLFGVLWLAVKSQIALIRWAKKDHMGQGDEEISLWEAFTVKDGRFGRVLAVGVLVEIIIFATGVFLSLPLIYLYFKNSLWAVAAYSLFFLILIPLAVSFSLIAKYAMAEIVLKKKGFTASVISAIELFKKNWLVSLEMALILFFINFSVSFIILFLLTFVAFPIMLTLMIFDLALPLALLILTCFLLIVSIASFLMTFQTTAWTNLYLKIKEHGAPAKIERIFGKGKSPKKTQAAKAPAKTTKKLVSKRPRTTTAKKTTPKKKS